The following is a genomic window from Sutcliffiella horikoshii.
ACCTTATCATCCTTATCAAGGATTTCCGCTTTTTTGACATCAGAAGCAGGAAAATAATCCATCGTCTGACCAGGATAGAAATATCCCAACATACCTTTGTTCTGTGTCAATTCCTGAATAGAATGAAACATGAACAATGGGAAACCAGGATGGAGCGGCCAATCACTTGAGCCAAGCTCAAATGTTACGACAATAATTGGGTCACCTTCATAGATTCCTGAAAGAATCAGAGGCGTTTCTCCCCTGCTTGCAACTACATCTAATGAGGAAAATTCCTTTGAAGAAAAAGCCTTTTCCACATACACATTCTCCATTTCCACTGATTGCATTAATGGATCTGCCATACTAGCGGATACCTCACCCGAAAGTACCACTTCATCTTCCCCATCTTCACCTGAAAGGAATACTAACTTAGGACCAGACGGCCAGTCGCTTCTCTCCACTCCTTTAATGAGGTGAACACCATCGAATTTAATTTCCTCCGCTGAATTCGAGGAAAGGTGGATGACATTGGTGCTTGCTATTTCAACAGCCTTCCTGGCAAATGGATGTATGTCCTTATGAACGTAAACTGTAGGGTCCTGTTGCTGCCCCAGAAAAGCGAATTGTTCATTATCTAACTTATATTGCTTATCTCCACTCACGACAGCTCTATACATTGTCGCAGGTGGCAGTTCTTCAAGATAAATAGTCTTTACTTTGTTGCCTTCCACTGTCTCGGAAACTTGTTGCAGGTCTTCCTCTTGATCATTATAGATGGATAAGTTAAAGTCCATTGAATCGTTTCCTTCATTTTTCACAGTAACTACACCAACTACTTGGTTTTCACGCATGGTTACCCCAAAAGTTTCGACTGCCAAGTTTTGGTGGGAATTGCCTATGTTATGTGCAAAGAAGGTGGTGTTATTATGAAGCTCTAAAGGTGCTTCTTTGGAAAAATTGTCGGTTAAAAGCTGTATATTTCCGTTTTCTTCTCCTAAAAGACTCTTTGCCATATTGATGGAATCTATCACATTTGCTGAAACGTAAGAAGGACCCAAGTTTTCCACCAGTTCGACTGCTTCTTTAGGTGATTGTGACCTTTCCAATAGAATCTCAGGCGTTTCCTTGGCCACGATAACAGTCATTTCTTGATGATCAATTTTATCAAGTGTTTGCACCATTTTCTCCTTGGCCAACTCCAGACGAGACTTTTCCCCTTCCAGTGCGGTCATGGATGCGGATGTATCCACAATGAAAACGATATGGTCTCCCTCTATTCCTTCCTTCTCAAAGAAGGGCTGAGTCAAAGTGAAAATAAGAAACAACAGTGCCAATAACTGAAGGTATAGCAGCAGATGGTGCTGCAACTTTCTCCACCAAGCTTGAGCTTCAAATTCGTTCATCCATTCCTGCCATAACAAAACAGAAGGGATCGCTTTCTTTTCATACTGCTTTCGAAAAAAATACATCAAGATAACTAAAAGTAAAAATGCACTGAACAAAAAATATATTGGTGCTGTAAAACCCATTCCCATCACCTAATCCAACCTTTAGAGGTCATCCTTTTGAATAAAATATCTTCCACTTTCTCTCCTGTATGGCACATAAGGTAGGAGATTCCCCTCTCAAAACAGAACCCCTCGAGCATCTCCATCCTTTGTTTCATCTTTTC
Proteins encoded in this region:
- a CDS encoding vWA domain-containing protein; this encodes MGFTAPIYFLFSAFLLLVILMYFFRKQYEKKAIPSVLLWQEWMNEFEAQAWWRKLQHHLLLYLQLLALLFLIFTLTQPFFEKEGIEGDHIVFIVDTSASMTALEGEKSRLELAKEKMVQTLDKIDHQEMTVIVAKETPEILLERSQSPKEAVELVENLGPSYVSANVIDSINMAKSLLGEENGNIQLLTDNFSKEAPLELHNNTTFFAHNIGNSHQNLAVETFGVTMRENQVVGVVTVKNEGNDSMDFNLSIYNDQEEDLQQVSETVEGNKVKTIYLEELPPATMYRAVVSGDKQYKLDNEQFAFLGQQQDPTVYVHKDIHPFARKAVEIASTNVIHLSSNSAEEIKFDGVHLIKGVERSDWPSGPKLVFLSGEDGEDEVVLSGEVSASMADPLMQSVEMENVYVEKAFSSKEFSSLDVVASRGETPLILSGIYEGDPIIVVTFELGSSDWPLHPGFPLFMFHSIQELTQNKGMLGYFYPGQTMDYFPASDVKKAEILDKDDKVVFSYETFEQPMDLPLTPGLYTLRETMDQTEESRTFTIMLEESEKSIKTEESFNISAVSSGDQEKETTTSINISYLFLLLALVVLLVEWEVYRRGISN